The following proteins are encoded in a genomic region of Methylibium petroleiphilum PM1:
- a CDS encoding class I SAM-dependent methyltransferase — MQSKAHWERVYTTKAATGVSWFQEHARESVRLIAQTGAAKDAGLIDVGGGASTLVDDLLCGGYSNLTVLDLSEAALSTAKLRLGSRANEVTWRVGDVTRVDLPRHAYDVWHDRAVFHFLTQREEREAYVRAVLHAVRPGGHVIVATFADDGPDRCSGLPVMRYSADGLHAEFGVSFTLLKQQREEHRTPVGAVQKFLYCLCRKGPEQAS; from the coding sequence ATGCAATCGAAGGCTCACTGGGAGCGGGTCTACACCACGAAGGCGGCGACTGGCGTCAGCTGGTTCCAGGAACACGCTCGCGAGTCCGTGCGGCTCATCGCGCAGACTGGCGCAGCGAAGGATGCCGGCCTCATCGACGTGGGTGGCGGCGCCTCGACGCTGGTGGATGACCTGCTCTGCGGAGGCTATTCGAACCTCACGGTGCTCGACTTGTCCGAAGCCGCGTTGTCGACGGCCAAGTTGCGCCTGGGCTCGCGCGCCAACGAAGTCACCTGGCGGGTCGGGGACGTCACGAGGGTCGATCTGCCGCGGCATGCCTACGACGTGTGGCACGACCGGGCCGTCTTCCACTTTCTCACCCAGCGCGAGGAGCGCGAAGCCTACGTCCGGGCCGTGCTGCATGCGGTCAGGCCGGGTGGCCACGTCATCGTGGCAACGTTCGCCGACGATGGGCCGGACCGGTGCAGCGGTCTGCCGGTCATGCGCTACAGCGCCGACGGACTGCATGCGGAGTTCGGTGTTTCGTTCACGCTCCTGAAGCAGCAGCGCGAGGAGCATCGCACGCCCGTGGGCGCCGTCCAGAAGTTCCTCTACTGCCTGTGCCGCAAGGGCCCGGAACAGGCCTCTTAG
- a CDS encoding ethanolamine ammonia-lyase subunit EutB — translation MAYAHSIGPRRYSFDDLRTLMARASPARSGDELAGVAARSSEERAAAQIALAALPLKTFLNDALVPYEDDEVTRLILDSQDAAAFAPIAHLTVGDLRDWLLSDAVDGDTLRAAAPGLTPEMTAAVSKIMRNQDLILVARKCRVRTRFRDTIGLPGRLSTRLQPNHPTDNAAGIAASTLDGLLYGSGDAVIGINPATDNVAQVTRLLQMLDAVIQRYEIPTQSCVLTHVTNTLQCIERGAPVDLVFQSIGGTEATNRSFGIDLALLAEAHDAALSLQRGALFSDDGQRGRNVMYFETGQGSALSAQAHHGCDQQTIEARAYAVARRFEPLLVNSVVGFIGPEYLYDGKQIIRAGLEDHFCAKLLGLPMGCDICYTNHAEADQNDMDVLLTLLGVAGCSFIMGIPGSDDVMLNYQTTSFHDALYARRVLGLRPAPEFERWLEAMRITEPGAPDRLTDLMPPALARLLEHPR, via the coding sequence ATGGCCTACGCGCACTCCATCGGCCCGCGGCGCTACAGCTTCGACGACCTGCGCACGTTGATGGCCCGGGCTTCGCCCGCGCGCTCCGGCGACGAACTCGCCGGGGTCGCGGCGCGCAGCAGCGAGGAGCGCGCCGCGGCGCAGATCGCGCTGGCGGCGCTGCCGCTCAAGACCTTCCTGAACGACGCGCTGGTGCCCTACGAGGACGACGAGGTCACGCGCCTCATCCTCGACAGCCAAGACGCCGCCGCCTTTGCCCCGATCGCCCACCTCACTGTGGGCGACCTGCGCGACTGGCTGCTGTCCGACGCGGTCGACGGCGACACGCTGCGCGCCGCGGCGCCCGGCCTGACGCCCGAGATGACCGCAGCGGTCAGCAAGATCATGCGCAACCAGGACCTGATCCTGGTCGCGCGCAAATGCCGCGTGCGCACGCGCTTTCGCGACACCATTGGCCTGCCCGGCCGGCTGTCCACCCGGCTGCAGCCCAACCACCCGACCGACAACGCCGCCGGCATCGCCGCCAGCACGCTCGACGGCCTTCTCTACGGCAGCGGCGACGCGGTGATCGGCATCAACCCGGCCACCGACAACGTGGCCCAGGTGACGCGGCTGCTGCAGATGCTGGACGCGGTGATCCAGCGCTACGAGATCCCCACGCAGAGCTGCGTGCTGACCCACGTGACCAACACGCTGCAGTGCATCGAGCGCGGCGCGCCGGTGGACCTGGTGTTCCAGTCGATCGGGGGCACCGAAGCCACCAACCGCAGCTTCGGCATCGACCTGGCGCTGCTCGCCGAGGCGCACGACGCCGCACTGTCGCTGCAGCGCGGCGCGCTGTTCTCCGACGACGGCCAGCGCGGCCGCAACGTCATGTACTTCGAGACCGGCCAGGGCAGCGCGCTGTCAGCCCAGGCCCACCACGGCTGCGACCAGCAGACGATCGAGGCGCGGGCCTACGCGGTGGCACGGCGCTTCGAGCCGCTGCTGGTGAACAGCGTGGTCGGCTTCATCGGCCCCGAGTACCTGTACGACGGCAAGCAGATCATCCGCGCCGGCCTCGAAGACCATTTCTGCGCCAAGCTGCTCGGCCTGCCGATGGGCTGCGACATCTGCTACACCAACCACGCCGAGGCCGACCAGAACGACATGGACGTGCTGCTCACGTTGCTGGGCGTGGCCGGCTGCAGCTTCATCATGGGCATCCCGGGCTCGGACGACGTGATGCTGAACTACCAGACCACATCCTTCCACGACGCGCTCTACGCACGCCGCGTGCTGGGCCTGCGGCCCGCGCCGGAGTTCGAGCGCTGGCTGGAGGCCATGCGCATCACCGAGCCCGGCGCGCCCGATCGGCTGACCGACCTGATGCCGCCGGCCCTGGCCCGCCTGCTGGAGCACCCGCGCTGA
- a CDS encoding anthrone oxygenase family protein — translation MLTTLPFLVCLGAGLTGGVFFAFSAFVMKALAELPAEHGLAAMQRINRVVLNPGFLGLFIGTTVLAAICILAGFFPWGSTRSALLLAAGLCYVIGSFGVTAVCNVPRNERLARLDSGSAEAAAYWPVYVREWLRWNHVRTAACLASAAAAAAALTC, via the coding sequence ATGCTGACCACGCTGCCCTTCCTGGTGTGCCTCGGCGCCGGCCTGACCGGCGGCGTGTTCTTCGCGTTCTCCGCCTTCGTGATGAAGGCGCTGGCCGAGTTGCCCGCAGAGCACGGCCTGGCTGCCATGCAGCGCATCAACCGGGTCGTGTTGAACCCCGGCTTCCTGGGCCTCTTCATCGGCACCACGGTGCTGGCCGCCATCTGCATCCTCGCCGGCTTCTTTCCGTGGGGAAGCACGCGCTCGGCGCTGCTGCTGGCCGCCGGCCTCTGCTACGTGATCGGATCGTTCGGCGTCACCGCCGTCTGCAACGTGCCGCGCAACGAGCGGCTCGCGCGGCTGGACAGCGGGTCGGCGGAAGCCGCGGCCTACTGGCCGGTCTATGTGCGCGAGTGGTTGCGGTGGAACCACGTGCGCACCGCCGCCTGCCTCGCGTCCGCCGCCGCGGCAGCCGCGGCGCTGACCTGCTGA
- the eat gene encoding ethanolamine permease, whose amino-acid sequence MSTSTGPGLNKSLSTLQLWGIAVGLVISGEYFGWSYGWAGAGTLGFLVTAGFIALMYTTFIFSFTELTTSIPHAGGPFEYGRRAFGPTGGYIAGYATLIEFVFAPPAISLAIGSYLAVQFPGLDPKTAAVGAYLIFMTLNILGVQIAATFELAVTLIAIFELLVFMGVVAPGFSMANFVKGGWSGEDSFSLGSLGGIFAAIPFAIWFFLAIEGVAMAAEEAKDPKRSIPIAYIGGIVTLLLLATGVMIFAGGVGDWTKLANINDPLPQAMKAIVGESSGWLHMLVWLGLFGLIASFHGIILGYSRQIFALSRAGYLPELLGKVHPRFHTPHIAVLAGGVVGILAIFSDELISFGGQTLTANIVTMSVFGAIVMYIVSMASLFKLRRSEPNLARPFRAPMFPIFPAFALAAAVVCLATMVYFNPLVAMLFVGLGVVGYGYFLLTHKRRERAALAAA is encoded by the coding sequence ATGAGTACAAGTACGGGACCGGGACTGAACAAGTCCCTCTCGACCCTGCAGCTGTGGGGCATCGCGGTCGGCCTGGTGATCTCGGGCGAGTATTTCGGCTGGAGCTACGGCTGGGCCGGCGCCGGCACGCTGGGCTTCCTGGTGACGGCGGGCTTCATCGCGCTGATGTACACCACCTTCATCTTCAGCTTCACCGAGCTCACCACGTCGATCCCGCACGCGGGCGGCCCGTTCGAGTACGGCCGCCGCGCCTTCGGTCCGACCGGCGGCTACATCGCCGGCTACGCCACGCTGATCGAGTTCGTGTTCGCGCCGCCGGCCATCTCGCTGGCGATCGGCTCCTACCTCGCGGTGCAGTTCCCGGGCCTGGACCCGAAGACCGCCGCGGTCGGTGCCTACCTGATCTTCATGACGCTCAACATCCTGGGCGTGCAGATCGCGGCCACCTTCGAGCTGGCGGTGACACTGATCGCGATCTTCGAACTGCTGGTCTTCATGGGCGTGGTGGCGCCGGGCTTCTCGATGGCCAACTTCGTCAAGGGCGGCTGGTCCGGCGAGGACAGCTTCAGCCTCGGCTCGCTCGGCGGCATCTTCGCCGCGATCCCGTTCGCGATCTGGTTCTTTCTAGCGATCGAGGGCGTGGCCATGGCGGCCGAGGAGGCCAAGGACCCGAAGCGCTCCATCCCCATCGCCTACATCGGCGGCATCGTCACCCTGCTGCTGCTGGCCACCGGCGTGATGATCTTCGCCGGCGGCGTGGGCGACTGGACCAAGCTTGCCAACATCAACGACCCGCTGCCGCAGGCGATGAAGGCGATCGTCGGCGAATCCAGCGGCTGGCTGCACATGCTGGTGTGGCTGGGGCTGTTCGGTCTGATCGCCTCCTTCCACGGCATCATCCTCGGCTACTCGCGGCAGATCTTCGCGCTGTCGCGCGCCGGCTACCTGCCCGAGCTGCTGGGCAAGGTTCATCCGCGCTTCCACACGCCGCACATCGCGGTGCTGGCCGGCGGCGTGGTGGGCATCCTGGCCATCTTCAGCGACGAGCTGATCTCCTTCGGCGGCCAGACCCTCACCGCCAACATCGTGACGATGAGCGTGTTCGGCGCGATCGTGATGTACATCGTCAGCATGGCCAGCCTGTTCAAGCTGCGCCGCAGCGAGCCGAACCTGGCACGGCCCTTCCGCGCGCCCATGTTCCCGATCTTCCCGGCCTTCGCGCTGGCGGCGGCCGTGGTGTGCCTGGCCACGATGGTGTACTTCAATCCCTTGGTCGCGATGCTGTTCGTCGGGCTGGGCGTCGTCGGCTACGGCTATTTCCTGCTGACCCACAAGCGCCGCGAGCGGGCGGCGCTCGCTGCGGCATGA
- a CDS encoding cupin domain-containing protein, translating to MYAVVSHPALLPELLPGIRHRTLAGPDDGLSSLEVWSQSIAGHGATPPHRHDCEEVVLVLAGRGLLAMNGTDLPFQAGDTLIIPRGVVHQILNDGEHELRLFVALGMAPVRAEFPDGTPIALPWQQPTATAAACVQPPVRAAAARASVSDARSPN from the coding sequence ATGTACGCCGTCGTTTCCCATCCCGCCTTGCTTCCCGAACTGCTGCCCGGCATACGGCACCGCACGCTCGCGGGCCCCGATGACGGCCTGTCGAGCCTGGAAGTCTGGTCGCAGTCGATCGCAGGACACGGCGCCACGCCGCCGCACCGGCACGATTGCGAGGAGGTGGTCCTGGTTCTGGCGGGCCGGGGTCTGCTGGCGATGAACGGCACCGACCTGCCCTTCCAGGCCGGCGACACGCTCATCATCCCGCGGGGTGTGGTGCACCAGATCCTCAACGACGGCGAGCACGAGCTGCGGCTGTTCGTCGCGCTCGGCATGGCACCGGTGCGGGCGGAGTTCCCGGACGGTACGCCGATCGCGCTGCCGTGGCAGCAGCCCACCGCCACCGCAGCGGCGTGCGTTCAGCCGCCGGTCCGGGCCGCCGCGGCGCGCGCCAGCGTCTCCGACGCCCGCTCGCCGAACTGA
- a CDS encoding SRPBCC family protein, which produces MTAAGHRTFGILLSLAFATGGALAAGKTLSVTEKVDVAATPAKTFAAIKDFDSWQNWHPAIGGTEITKGKGNTKGTVRVLTTKDGAKITEELLSHSASSMSYKYRITDSPLPVTDYVSTLKVAKAKGGSTVTWSSTFKAKEGVSDDEAKKVISGVYRAGLDNLPAVVK; this is translated from the coding sequence ATGACTGCAGCAGGCCATCGTACGTTCGGCATTCTTCTCTCGCTCGCATTCGCGACCGGCGGCGCGCTGGCCGCGGGAAAGACGCTCTCGGTCACGGAGAAGGTCGACGTGGCAGCCACGCCGGCCAAGACCTTCGCCGCCATCAAGGACTTCGACAGCTGGCAGAACTGGCACCCGGCGATCGGCGGCACCGAGATCACCAAGGGCAAGGGCAATACCAAGGGCACGGTGCGGGTGCTGACCACCAAGGACGGCGCGAAGATCACCGAGGAACTGCTGTCGCACAGCGCTTCGTCGATGAGCTACAAGTACCGCATCACCGATTCGCCGCTGCCCGTGACCGACTATGTCTCGACGCTGAAGGTCGCGAAGGCGAAGGGCGGCTCCACGGTGACCTGGTCGTCGACCTTCAAGGCCAAGGAAGGCGTCTCGGACGATGAGGCGAAGAAGGTGATTTCCGGCGTCTACCGCGCCGGACTCGACAACCTGCCGGCCGTCGTCAAGTAA
- a CDS encoding c-type cytochrome, producing the protein MPRILPPLPALRMCLAVGLVVAGSAQAQSASQALHLRALAATCANCHGTDGRAVDGAGSIPLRGLGKDYIVAQMTAFREGKRAATVMHQLAKGYTPEQVEQLAAYFAAQN; encoded by the coding sequence ATGCCAAGAATCCTCCCGCCCCTGCCGGCACTGCGCATGTGCCTCGCCGTGGGGCTCGTCGTCGCCGGCAGCGCCCAGGCGCAGAGTGCGTCGCAGGCCCTCCACCTGAGGGCGCTCGCGGCCACCTGCGCAAACTGCCACGGCACCGACGGTCGCGCCGTCGATGGCGCCGGCAGCATCCCGTTGCGCGGGCTGGGCAAGGACTACATCGTGGCCCAGATGACCGCCTTCCGTGAAGGCAAGCGCGCGGCCACCGTGATGCACCAGCTCGCCAAGGGCTACACGCCCGAGCAGGTCGAGCAGCTCGCCGCGTACTTCGCGGCCCAGAACTGA
- a CDS encoding MBL fold metallo-hydrolase, whose amino-acid sequence MQAEQVAPHSYFVQGETALGSASNQNFISNAGFVVTDSSVVVIDALGSPPLAERLLQEIRRITDKPVSHVLVTHYHADHVYGLQAFKRAGATVVAQRRSLEYLNSDTARQRLEASRQTLFPWVDEATRLVPADVWLDGDTDLKVGGFEFQLRAVGPAHTPEDMVVHVPRELVLFAGDTVFRGRIPFVGQADSRRWIASLDGLLRFDIRVMVPGHGPPSRQPAEDIRLTHDYLLYLRQTMGDAARNLEPFEDAYRKADWSRFEGLPLFGAANRMNAYNTYLQMEQERD is encoded by the coding sequence ATGCAAGCCGAGCAGGTGGCACCGCACAGCTATTTCGTGCAGGGCGAGACGGCCCTCGGGTCGGCCTCGAACCAGAACTTCATCTCGAACGCCGGCTTCGTGGTGACCGACAGTTCGGTCGTGGTCATCGATGCGCTCGGCTCGCCACCGCTCGCCGAGCGCCTGCTGCAGGAGATCCGCCGCATCACGGACAAGCCGGTGAGTCATGTGCTGGTGACCCACTATCACGCCGACCACGTGTACGGGCTGCAGGCGTTCAAGAGGGCCGGCGCGACCGTCGTGGCGCAGCGGCGTTCCCTCGAGTACCTGAACTCCGACACCGCGCGACAGCGGCTGGAGGCCAGCCGTCAGACGCTCTTTCCGTGGGTGGACGAAGCGACGCGGCTCGTGCCGGCCGACGTCTGGCTCGATGGCGACACCGATCTGAAGGTCGGTGGATTCGAGTTCCAGTTGCGCGCCGTCGGGCCGGCACACACGCCCGAGGACATGGTGGTTCACGTACCCCGCGAGCTCGTGCTGTTCGCCGGCGATACGGTGTTCCGAGGTCGCATCCCCTTCGTGGGCCAGGCGGACAGCCGGCGCTGGATCGCGTCGCTCGACGGCTTGCTGCGCTTCGACATCCGGGTCATGGTGCCGGGACACGGCCCGCCATCACGCCAACCCGCGGAGGACATCCGCCTGACGCACGATTACCTGCTCTACCTGCGACAGACCATGGGTGACGCGGCCCGCAACCTGGAGCCTTTCGAGGACGCTTATCGGAAGGCCGATTGGTCTCGGTTCGAGGGGTTGCCGCTGTTCGGCGCGGCGAACCGCATGAACGCCTACAACACCTATCTGCAGATGGAGCAGGAGCGTGACTGA
- a CDS encoding helix-turn-helix domain-containing protein, whose translation MLNGTASTQNVPDHAARQDAPWCARSHRSTDVDEHASHLSGWRQAYDQLGSGGFEGRLDEAVSAGVQLFRERTSQRLRQRCEVWQGALWCGITVADDGSRLDGRLVGADGVMVSGEDGGFELVSPAGHDIVGFVVSREALQSHAPGLELPRAGGAGWWAADPARRHAALVHARAILVLAEAGVSCDLRSAMLDVVAGLLDARGPERRERGNASARRRLVAQVRERIEAAPDRAPSVPELCAALHVSRRTLQYAFEDEVGVNPLAYLRSVRLNGVRRLLREAAPGLTVQRAAAHWGFWNLSAFAGDYRRQFGERASETLARAAAARTGG comes from the coding sequence ATGTTGAACGGCACCGCAAGCACGCAGAACGTGCCCGACCACGCCGCACGGCAGGACGCTCCGTGGTGCGCGCGCTCGCACCGCTCGACCGACGTCGACGAGCACGCCTCGCATCTGTCAGGTTGGCGACAGGCATACGACCAGCTCGGCAGCGGCGGTTTCGAGGGCCGGCTCGACGAGGCGGTGAGCGCGGGCGTGCAGCTGTTCCGCGAGCGCACCAGCCAGCGCCTGCGCCAGCGCTGCGAGGTCTGGCAGGGCGCGCTGTGGTGCGGCATCACCGTGGCCGACGACGGCTCGCGGCTGGACGGCCGCTTGGTCGGCGCCGACGGCGTGATGGTCAGCGGCGAGGACGGTGGCTTCGAGCTGGTGAGCCCGGCCGGGCACGACATCGTCGGCTTCGTCGTCTCGCGCGAGGCGCTGCAGTCGCACGCCCCCGGGCTGGAGCTGCCGCGGGCCGGCGGCGCCGGCTGGTGGGCGGCCGACCCGGCACGGCGCCATGCGGCGCTGGTGCATGCCCGCGCCATCCTGGTGCTGGCCGAGGCCGGCGTGTCCTGCGACCTGCGCAGCGCGATGCTCGACGTGGTGGCCGGCCTGCTGGACGCGCGCGGCCCCGAGCGGCGCGAGCGCGGCAATGCCAGCGCGCGGCGCCGGCTGGTGGCCCAGGTGCGCGAGCGCATCGAAGCCGCCCCCGATCGCGCACCCAGCGTGCCCGAGCTGTGTGCGGCACTGCACGTGAGCCGCCGCACGCTGCAATACGCTTTCGAGGACGAAGTGGGCGTCAACCCGCTCGCCTACCTGCGCAGCGTGCGATTGAACGGCGTGCGTCGCCTGCTGCGCGAGGCCGCGCCCGGCCTGACGGTGCAGCGCGCGGCAGCCCACTGGGGTTTCTGGAACCTGAGCGCCTTCGCCGGCGACTACCGGCGTCAGTTCGGCGAGCGGGCGTCGGAGACGCTGGCGCGCGCCGCGGCGGCCCGGACCGGCGGCTGA
- a CDS encoding LEA type 2 family protein has product MPRRRRLLLLVPALAVGACAGLSGRDPPRVSVAGLEALPGEGLELRFLVKLRVQNPNDAPIDYRGLSMELELMGQPFASGVSDAAGSVPRFGEAVIGVPASVSAIAAVRQMLGLPSRDVRSLDYRLRGKLAGAVGTALRFESTGQLDIAAFGGPAPGR; this is encoded by the coding sequence ATGCCCCGTCGTCGCCGGCTCCTGCTGCTCGTTCCCGCGCTCGCCGTCGGCGCGTGCGCCGGCCTGTCCGGCCGCGATCCACCGCGGGTGTCGGTGGCCGGCCTCGAGGCGCTGCCCGGAGAAGGACTGGAACTGCGCTTCCTGGTCAAGCTGCGCGTGCAGAACCCGAACGATGCGCCGATCGACTACCGCGGCCTCTCGATGGAACTCGAGCTGATGGGCCAGCCCTTCGCCAGCGGCGTCAGCGACGCGGCCGGCAGCGTGCCGCGCTTCGGCGAGGCGGTGATCGGCGTGCCGGCCAGCGTCTCGGCGATCGCCGCGGTGCGCCAGATGCTCGGCCTGCCCTCGCGCGACGTGCGCAGCCTCGACTACCGCCTGCGCGGCAAGCTGGCCGGCGCGGTGGGGACGGCGCTGCGCTTCGAGTCCACAGGGCAGCTCGACATCGCGGCCTTCGGTGGCCCCGCGCCGGGCCGCTGA
- a CDS encoding TlpA disulfide reductase family protein, translating to MTELPWSRRAILAAAAGGLLPMPAAAQQPGASPAIDWPTIALVDGTVLQPADWNDTAAVVVFWSTTCPFCRRHNEHVEKLHRASAGRRLRVLGVAVDRDAGVVRRYLADRGYGFPVSMSAQRLRPLFTSRNVIPMTCAVGRSGRLLQSIPGEMFEEDVLDLLRLADRPDRTAGMQDTSRCAT from the coding sequence GTGACTGAACTGCCGTGGTCACGCCGCGCGATCCTGGCCGCGGCGGCCGGAGGTCTGCTGCCGATGCCGGCCGCGGCGCAACAACCGGGCGCGTCGCCGGCCATCGACTGGCCGACGATCGCCCTGGTGGATGGAACGGTCCTTCAACCGGCCGACTGGAATGACACCGCGGCCGTTGTCGTGTTCTGGTCGACGACCTGCCCGTTCTGCCGACGTCACAATGAACACGTCGAGAAGCTCCACCGTGCCAGCGCCGGTCGGCGGCTGCGGGTGCTCGGTGTCGCCGTCGACCGCGATGCCGGCGTCGTGCGCCGCTATCTGGCCGACCGCGGCTACGGCTTTCCGGTCTCGATGAGCGCCCAGCGGCTCCGGCCGCTCTTCACGTCCCGCAACGTCATTCCGATGACGTGCGCGGTCGGTCGGTCGGGACGGTTGTTGCAGTCGATACCCGGAGAAATGTTCGAGGAGGACGTCCTGGACCTGCTCCGGCTGGCGGATCGACCGGACAGGACGGCGGGCATGCAGGACACTTCGCGATGCGCTACCTGA
- a CDS encoding ArsR/SmtB family transcription factor: MSQEESEAVFSSAADLFSILSTPIRLRLISALCHGEKNVSQLLAEIDTTQPNMSQHLSTLYRAGILGKRREGTQIFYNLKSQRAATLCRAVCNQIATEIDGDASIPVSDRLMPTLRQG, translated from the coding sequence GTGAGCCAGGAAGAGTCAGAGGCCGTCTTCTCCTCGGCGGCGGACCTGTTCTCCATTTTGTCGACGCCGATCCGCCTGAGGCTGATCAGCGCGCTGTGCCATGGCGAAAAGAACGTCTCGCAGCTGCTTGCGGAGATCGACACCACGCAGCCCAACATGTCGCAGCACCTCTCCACGCTGTACCGCGCCGGTATCCTGGGGAAGCGGCGTGAGGGCACCCAGATCTTCTACAACCTGAAGAGCCAGCGTGCGGCCACCCTGTGTCGAGCGGTCTGCAACCAGATCGCGACCGAGATCGACGGCGATGCCAGCATCCCCGTGTCCGATCGGCTGATGCCGACGCTCAGGCAGGGTTGA
- a CDS encoding DUF3565 domain-containing protein produces MDQRIVGFHRDDEAHWVAELECGHNQHVRHDPPWTNRPWTTTAEGRDSALGKRLACRKCDQGAPRDWGG; encoded by the coding sequence ATGGACCAGCGGATCGTCGGCTTTCATCGGGACGACGAAGCCCACTGGGTCGCCGAGCTCGAGTGCGGCCACAACCAGCATGTGCGCCACGACCCGCCGTGGACGAACCGGCCGTGGACCACCACCGCCGAGGGCCGCGACAGTGCGCTCGGCAAGCGCCTGGCCTGCAGGAAGTGCGATCAAGGCGCGCCGCGGGACTGGGGCGGCTGA
- the eutC gene encoding ethanolamine ammonia-lyase subunit EutC, translated as MSGGPVIANPWSVLRRHTPARIGLGRSGISQPTAPQLDFQLAHAQARDAVHRPLDHEAVDAAVRALGLPTLALHSAAADRHIYLQRPDLGRRLDEASIARLAACTANEQADLALVVADGLSALAIERHAAPFIAELRRVLARDWRWAPVAIVRQARVAIGDPIGEALGARLAVVLVGERPGLSSPDSMGVYVTWSPRAGRVDAERNCISNVRPEGLPLPQAAARLAWLLGEARSRQLTGVALKDDSGPALETGGDSGSFLLAPP; from the coding sequence ATGAGCGGCGGCCCGGTCATCGCCAACCCCTGGAGCGTGCTGCGCCGGCACACACCGGCGCGCATCGGCCTGGGCCGCAGCGGCATCAGCCAGCCCACTGCGCCGCAGCTCGACTTCCAGCTTGCGCACGCCCAGGCGCGCGACGCCGTGCACCGGCCGCTGGACCATGAAGCGGTCGACGCCGCGGTCCGCGCGCTCGGTCTGCCGACGCTGGCGTTGCACAGCGCTGCCGCCGACCGCCATATCTACCTGCAGCGGCCCGACCTGGGCCGCCGGCTCGACGAGGCCTCCATCGCCCGTCTCGCCGCCTGCACGGCCAACGAACAGGCCGATCTCGCGCTGGTGGTGGCCGATGGGCTGTCGGCGCTGGCCATCGAGCGCCACGCCGCGCCCTTCATCGCCGAACTGCGCCGTGTGCTGGCGCGCGACTGGCGCTGGGCACCGGTGGCGATCGTGCGGCAGGCGCGCGTGGCGATCGGCGACCCGATCGGCGAGGCGCTCGGCGCCCGGCTCGCGGTGGTGCTGGTCGGCGAGCGGCCGGGGCTCAGTTCGCCCGACAGCATGGGTGTCTACGTCACCTGGTCGCCGCGAGCAGGCCGGGTCGACGCCGAGCGCAACTGCATCTCCAACGTGCGCCCCGAGGGCCTGCCCTTGCCGCAAGCCGCCGCCCGCCTAGCCTGGCTGCTGGGCGAGGCGCGCTCGCGCCAGCTCACCGGCGTGGCCCTGAAGGACGACAGCGGGCCGGCGCTCGAAACGGGCGGCGACAGCGGCAGCTTCCTGCTCGCGCCACCCTGA